The Nicotiana sylvestris chromosome 6, ASM39365v2, whole genome shotgun sequence genomic sequence CATCGGATCCAACATGAGCATAAGTAGAAAAATCTTCTCTAATAGCACAacacatggcgagtggctccagaatcaatccaccactctttaGGATTGCCCACCAAATTGCACTCGGAAAGCATgacacacaagtcatcaacatcatcatcttTTTCaatcatgtttgcttgacccttcttattgtctttcttcggagcacgacactccgtagatttatGTCCAGTTTTTCCACAAATGTAGCaatttccactgaaccgcttcttgcttgggttgtatttcggtccagaagccttcttcctctttttgttctcttcaacaatatttgctcccatgaTTGTTGAACTTTTGTGGCCTCTCTTTTtagcagctttgttgtcctcttgtATTCTCAactgaacaatgagatcttcaagggacatctccttgcgtttgtgtttcaagtagtttttgaagtccttctaCAAATGAGGAAACTTTTCAATCATTGCtactacttggaatgcttcattgatgacaagaccttcaatgaaatttctgtcagtaaaaatactaagattacTATTTTCAACATCAACattaatttgatttataccttcagcaaggagatcgtgaataatcacttgcaattcctggacttgggtaataacagacttgctacctaccattttgtagtccaaaaattttgcagcAACGAACTTCTTTAACCCGACATCAttggttttgtatttcttttcaagcggaGTCCACAGTTCTTTTGACGCTTCTACGCCATTGTAGACGTTATACAAAGCATCCTCCAGCCCACTTAGAATATAATTCTTGTACAAAACAtctgaatgcttccacgcctcaatcacgagaaagcgttcaGTTTCTGAAGTTTCATCGGCCAGCACAGAAACATCTTCCTTGATAAACTTCTGGAGACTTAGATGCAAAGGGGGCGAGTTATTCCATATGCATCACTTCAGTTTAAGgcccacgagaagaattaccctatgcacaattggttgtgattgttcatgCTCTCATGATCttgaggcattatctttatggagTGTCATGTCAGGTTTACATTGGTCACTGGAGTTTGTAGCATTTACCTAAGCAGAGGGATTTTAATATGAGGTAACGcatgtggcttgagttactgaaggactatgatattaccattctttATTATCAGAGCAAGGCtaatgtggtcgcggatgccttgagcagaaaaACCGAGAGTATGGGTTTTGCGTTCATTCCAGCAGAAGAGAGGCCATTGTCTTTTGACATTTTAGTCCTTAGTTAACCAACTTATGAGGCTGGACATTTCAGAGCAAGTAAATTTCTAGCATGTGTTATggctcagtcttccttatttgagcgGATTAAGGCTCATCTGTATGATGATATGCACTTGTTTGTTCTTAGAGATATGGTACTACGAGgtgatgccaaggaggttactatcAGGGATGATAGTGTTCTATGACTCTAGGGCCGCTTATGTGTTCCTACCTGAGGCACAATTACTGATGGCGATGAATGAAGAAGGAGATAGTTGAGTATATGGTGagatgtttgaattgccagcaggttagtACAAGCACCAAAGATcaggtatggattttgtggttggAAGTTGGAAatgggagcgcatcactatggattttgtggcTGGTTTATCTTAGACATTGAGGacatttgatgttgtttgggtcaTTATCGACAcactgaccaagtctgcacactttATTTTGATGATGAGTACATATACCTCAAACAGATTAGCCCAAATTTATATCCAGGAGATGGTTCGACTGCATGGCATGCctatttctattattttagatCGAAGCACTTAGTTCACTttgcatttctagagagcagtacagagtgagttgggtaCCTTGGTAAAGCTTAGCACAACCTTTGATCCACAGACCGATGGGCAATCGGAGCAGACATTTCAGATTCTAGAGGaaatgctcagagcatgtgtgattgacttcggagggcagtgggatcgatTCTTAGTGTTGGTCAAGTTTGGTTATAATCATAGCTATCAATCCAGTATAAAGATGGTCTTATTTTAGTCCTTGTATGGCCGACGATGTTGTTTCCCTAACCTTTGGTTTGAGCATGGCGAGGCTAGGTTATAAGGTACAAATTTAGTAaatgatgccttggataaggtaaagttgattcagaagCGACTTCGTACAGCACAACACATCCAAGCAGAAGAGTTATGTGGATTAGGAAGCATGCGATTTGTCATTTATGGTGGGAGAGAAGATACATTTGAAAGTCTCATCGATAAAGGGTATCATGAGGTTCGGATGGAGGgtaaagttgagtctgaggttcatcggtccattcgAGATTTCGAAGCGAGTTGTTGCGATTTTATACAAGCTTTCTTTGCATTTTAGCCTATCGGGATTTAATCTGGTATTCCAcatgtctatgcttcggaagtaccaTGCTGACAGGTCCCATGTGTTGGATTACAGTATAGTTCAGATGGATGAGAGCTTGGGTTACGAGAAGGAGCCAGTTTCCATTGTTGAGATGCATGTTTGAGAGTTAAGGTCCAAGGAGATTTCAGCTATAAAGGAATAGTGGAGGGGCGATCCAGTCGAGGAGGTGATTTGGGAGGACGAGGAAGAAATctggagtagatatccacacttatttgtCACTTTAGGTATGATCTAAActcattcaaggacgaacgtttgtgtAAGAGGTAGAGAATGTAACGACTTGACCAGTCACTTTATTTTTTCTAGATCCACATTCAAATATTTAAGACCCCATGTATCTGCTTTTCCTAATTTATGACTTGCAGAGATGGTTGATTTAGTTTTGGAAGGGTTCGAATTAAatttggaacacttagttccataatagtggccaagtttgactttgaGTCAACACTTCGAGTAAATAACCtcagaattgggatttgaaggttctaaTAGATTTGTATGGTGAATTTGGACATGGGTGCATGTTCAGATAGGGTTTTGGGTTGAGGGGGAGCGTTTCGTCGCTTATTATCGGAAGTTGGCTTTTTGATGGTTTTAGAGTTTGTACTTAATGTAACTTTGGTATTATCGAATCCTGTTTGGTACTACGACCATGGGAGTAGGTTAGTTTTGTAGTAGTAGACTTGTGcataaaatttggtgtcattccggtTTGTCTAAGTATAAGTTGTCATGTTTGGAGTTCATTGGAAGACGTTTGAAGTTTGGAAGTTGATTAATTGATTTTGAGGTGCGATTCCTAGTTTCAATGTTATTTTATGGGTTCTAAGACTTCGAATAGGTTCGGCTTatatttatggacttgttggtataattggaCGAGGTCCCGAGCAGCTCAGGTGTCTTTCGGACCACCCAGAGCAATGTCGAAGTTGGTAGATTTTGTTGGTACTGGTGGGTTGCACGATTGGGAAGGGTGTTCCGCGATCGTGAAGAAGGATTTTTGGAGAGGAAAAGTTTTGTTCTTTGTGAATGCGAAGAAGTCCACGCGAACACAATAGAGGACCTAGCTCGTCTTCGCGTACATGGAGGTcccatcgcaaacgcgaagaagaaagaggacggatGGGCTGGCCGACGTTAGGCCTTCGCAAATGCGGCTGTGTTGACTGCAAACGCATAGGGTTGGGGCAGTGTGCATCGTGAGCGTGACATGGGAATCACGAACTCAATGAAGGATCTCATGGCCGGGGGAAGTTTAGCCCTAGCGATCGTGATGAAGAACCCCCAGGTAGAATACGATTTTTAATATTGGACCTAGGCTCATTTCacctatttttctcttctcttgggcgattttggagatttttgaaggagaattTTAATCAAGTATCATAAGGTAAGTTATTTCTACAtattataagttaaatatatgGATTAGATGTGAATTTAAACATAGAAATCAGTAGAATTTTGCGATTTTGTTGAGAAATTTAGAATTTGGTAAAAATATGATTTGACTATGAAATTGGTTATGCATTCGGTGTAAATAATTTATTTGAGTTTGTAATGCCATGGGTAATATTTTCATTACAAAATTCCATAATCTGGGCACATAGGCCCGGGATTGTCTTTTGTTGACTTTCCGAGTGGGGTTGAGAATTGACTCTAATAGTTAAATTGTGAATTTTGAAGCATATATTGATAGGTATGTACGTCCTTTGACTAGTTTCGGGTTATTCTGTGTCGATTTGAGGTGACTACTGAGGTGTGGGAGCCGAGTAGTAGGCTTGGAAGCAAGTTAAATCTCTtgcctaatcttgtaagaggaaattatcCATGTaggtattttaattatgtattCTACATGTTATGGATTTTACGTAAGCACGAGGTAACAAGAGTACGTGCGTAGCTAGATTTATGTTTATGTTCGGGTAGATTTAGACCTTCAACATGCCTTAACTGTACTACTTGAATTAAACTTGTTTGTTTGAGTACTTGAATTTATAACTGAGATTGAGACTAGAATTTATGTATTGACCGAGCCTCtttactttgaaattttatgggaTATTTGATGATCGGTAACAATAATGTTTTCTCTTGCATTACTATACTCGTGTTGTGTTATGTGATCAGTAGTTCCGTGTGTTCTTGACTCGCATGTATCTTCGCGGTCTCTATTCCTATGGGATTGGGACATTCGCCTCGGGAGTATTGTGAAATATCATTATGATATTGGGTCATTCCCCTCCAAAAAAGTTATGAAATATTATTATGGGATTAGGTTGTTCGGCTCGCTAGTGTTATGAAGTATCATTATGGGGTTGGGTCGCTTGCCTCGATGATATTGTGTAATACTATTCAGATCAGGCCATTCACCTCGGCAGACTCATGCGTAATATACGATAGGGAGTCAACGTACATATGAGTTTCCTTGACGTAGGTTTCCTTGGGTGGTTGATTATGGTATTTGACGATTTTGGAATTCTTCTTACCTAAAATCATATTACTTATATCTATCTGTTTCGTTTCTATTTGATGTGTTTCATACTTGTCTACTTATGTACACTGTTATTGGATCATTAGTGTTGATGTCGGCCCCTCGTCACtatttcttcgaggttagactagatacttactaggtatgtGTTGATTTACGTACGCATACTATACTTATGCACAGTGCATGTACTAAGACAAGTACTTCACTTGGTCATTCAGGCATGTAGTCGCATTTGCTGGAGACTTAGTAGTGAGTTGTCTTTCATGCTTCGACCTGCAACACCCGGAGTCTCCTTCCCACACTATGTTTATCTATTTCTGTCTATTTCATTCTAGACAGTAGTTGTAGTGGTTTTGTATATTATactagatgctcatgcacttgcgACACCGTATTTTAGGGATTTTTAGTAGATGATCATGGTTTTACCTAATATTTATATCATTACGCTAATGTTTTTTCATACTTATTAGTAATGAAAGTATTTTACTATGGTTTCCTAAACTTAATTCTGCTTTAATAATGAAATTCTTGATTTTAAAAGTGTTATGAACGGAGGATTGTGTTGGTGGTTTACCGTTGACTTGTCTAACGGCAACGTTATGCGCTATCACGGTCTATGGTGGAAATTGGTTCGTGACAGGAAAATATTTAAAACCGTAAGgttattattgaatattttcaaaGTATAAAAACTCGTTGAAAACAATTGTAGCGTGCTCGTCGACTTGTTATCACCATAAAATTTTATCGAACCAAACATTTATCCTAAAGATCATTCTGCATTCATGTTCTTAAAATCGTAGAAGGGGTTGTAATAAAGTGATAAATATTTATCAATCTTTAATTAGAGGTCTCGAATTCGAACCCGGCATATGAAATTATCTTTGTTGATGCGAATTCGAATTTAGTTTGACCACAATGCATGATCGgacaaagaaacaaaaaaattGAAGTTCGTATTTGTGGATGTAAAGCAAGCAATATCCACTTGTTCTCAAAATAATGACGACATAGCTAGTGCATGTACCTAATTATTGGACTTGCTAAAATGGATAGTCCCAATGCCATATGCGGTCGATGTGAGTAACAGATTCTGCCATATGCATGATCCGATGCGCAGGTTGTTAAACAGATTGTCCCACCCCTTGCTTAGCTTTCTGCTACTTATATATTATTTGCTATTTTCACATGATTTTctcacatgatttgaattatttttatattGTTAGTGAAATGGTTCCTCGCTAAATAAAATAAAGTTGCACTACAgctaacaaaaaaaatatatcatATCTTGGCTAAATACCAATCTTCCTCGTTCGAAAGAAAAAACAAGTAGATATGGGTAGTTTCATTTGTGATCGCAGATTATAAGTAGTATAACATCATTTTTAcgaaattactaattagtgttCATCATTGAAATTTACTTGTAATTAGTAATTcggaaaagggccaaatataccttcctactttcaaatattgtttACCTGTACCTTTCGTTATACTATTGGGTTATCCATACCCCTACCTTATAATATTGGGTTATCCATACCCCTACCGTCATACTTTGGAATAAAAATAATCCTATTTTGAATGGAGTGCCACGTGGCAGCACCAGATTAAATGACTCATTTTTTTTTTACCCAACCAGTTTTACAAAAACCCCACAAACCGAaccatattttcatttttcagttttttaaagaattttctttttataaaatttaaaaaaaatgcaaaaatcattttttcaacaaaatattttttttgtaaaaacagaaaaaaatattttcagtttttaacaaaatattttcgtttgtAAAAGTTGTAAAAGTTGGACTAAATTTTTACCCAAAGATCTAACAATAATTTGTCCAGAAAAGGTACTTATACCATTCCATATATGACTAATAATTGGAACATACATGGGGCAGATTGATAaacctaataataataataacactaATAATTAATGCGTGCATTTAATTATCAGCTGGCTAACAAGTTGATCTATATTCTATAGGTGGGAAGAGGCACAGGCAATACAAGCAAGCAAGAGAATAGCAGAAGAAGCACCATCTTCTTCAACATTGGAACTGCTCCGCTTGAACTTAATTGTTTTTCCTTTGTTGCATTGCATCTGCTTCTGGACTTGGTAATTTTTGACCTCTTGCTGCTGTTGCCTTATGTTCATTGCTTCTTCCACTCTGGATACCAttcgtttgatttcaaacaaaaaccAGCAGTTTATAGGATACAACTAATGGTgcttttgttttttgaatttgaaagacTTAGCAGAGGGCTAAAGTGTGCATGGGAACAGACACTGATGTGCCTACTTTTTATAGAGCCTCAGTAGCCACTAACTGCCAATGTGCAATAATGAAGGTGGGTGGTTATTAAAGTAGAGGggagtgatatatatatatatatatatgatggtgTCAGAGATGGATTCAggatttaaagtttatgggttcaaattttaagatttttaacattgaactcattatatttttaaagttatgggttcaaatttattatttttgcaACTTTAATGAATTTTTATACATAAATTTCTACTCCGTATCAAAAGTTATGGCTTCAATTGAACTCGTAGATACCATACTAACTTAGACAAATGAGAAGAAATTAGATATACTTTTTGCCCTCCATAGGATTTGAAAGTAAGAACTCATTGTTCTCCTCCCACGCTTCATTGACCAATAAAATATTTGATATATATTTACATAATAAATTGTTAGATTCTGGGCCTTCCACAACATCTAAACATGTTtatttgaataaataaataaatacctaTGTGTATGAATGTACTGTTTACCCTTTGCTATTTTCGGTAGGAAACTAGCTAGTACGTGGATTATTTGGTAATGTTTTAGTAAAATAATTTGTATAAACGTATTCTCAACATTATGTAAAGCGTCCTGGAAAGTTTATTTAAGAGGCACAATTTAAACCTTCTCTCACCAAGACCAACCTAGCAAAAAGTACAAAGAAGGAAGTTGGAAAAGGTAAAGTGTGTCATGGCCACGGTTATTGCGTTTGGAATAGCAATCATTACTACGAATCTACGGTtataaactgtatttgtaaaataattataGAAACAGAAATGAACAacgaaataacagaaaataaattcgagcccactgaattcacagtgtttccttaatgAATTTAATTCCCTCCTAGTACTCaaagttatggattatttcctcccaggatagaacgaattacacactggtgtagtggtatttcaaaccccagtgtttcagcgaatacaaagttcggtagcaaatcacacttactgttgctatGTTTGATGCTAAAAGTATATAtgcagaaggaggaggagaaactcagaaaaatCGTATTGAAATTCTGAGCAGAATTAGCCttgtatagccaaagttgggtTGAAATCTGAAGAgttgcaactcttcagaatgactgtttatgcaaaacggccacagCATAAATGTCattacataaatggctatttactcaacaataaagagggaaaattgaagagggtagttaattttctgttaccaaaacagaaaaacggattggaggatttaatattaataattattttaatattaatattctattatgaaaacaaatatttaataacatttctgttaatattttactattaacaaataaatttggtccaaaaaattaatcaatcaatcgatcatttgaccaaatccaaatccaaagccgaagccgaagccgaagccgaatccgagccgagcgagcgagcgaTGACGACGGCgcaaggcttgccttcttctcaactctttaagagctagaagaaaagcaattgcttatatacccataaaaacctCTTCcacttccaatatgggacaatgtccctttgccaagggaggaaacttaaaatttcactcaaaaatttaaTTTCCCTCCATTtttcattcaccctcttttatgTGTTAAATAcattaaatacataaaaaaacCCAACAATCCCGCACAtaaatggggaatggctatatcacggaagtatgcatgaaaaacttgtgattcacaagcaaggattaattgcatctggataagtaggtttccctttgaactttccgtagtgaacttatgtcggatatactcgatcaatcgatagatttgatatctttgaaccgtcaaactttggtgtatacctagacaaccacaagtcacacaaccaacccttaaccgccTTTGGTTCTCATTATtttgttcgtttcagccatgaacaccgcctggtttcataagtgcgtagagaactggccttacaaagttctccttgaagcggctaacacttcacacttacataggtgatttctaaacgtgtcatcccgtagatacactatttgatataccccgtatcaaatttagaaatcattaaaaaaccttaatgttttatccttggtactgaacattctctcatcacgagaatggaccaaaagttttgttgacaatgttgaacagTCATTAATGACNNNNNNNNNNNNNNNNNNNNNNNNNNNNNNNNNNNNNNNNNNNNNNNNNNNNNNNNNNNNNNNNNNNNNNNNNNNNNNNNNNNNNNNNNNNNNNNNNNNNNNNNNNNNNNNNNNNNNNNNNNNNNNNNNNNNNNNNNNNNNNNNNNNNNNNNNNNNNNNNNNNNNNNNNNNNNNNNNNNNNNNNNNNNNNNNNNNNNNNNacacgagcataatccaattgtgatatgttttggcctttgttctttgctaatgcaagattcatatcaattggagtctttgcaactttaaacccTAAGTGCTTGAACCTTTCAAgcactgtcttaatataatgagattgtgacaatgccagaccttgaggagtcttatggatcttaatccccagaattaaatcagcaactcccaagtctttcatatcaaacatgctagttagcatacgcttagtagcatttatgttggcaatgtcattactcattatgagCATATCAttcacatataagcaaacaatgactatgtgatttggaacatttttaatgtatacacatttatcacattcatttatcttaaacccatttgacaacattgtttggttaaatttcgcatgccattgtttgggtgcttgttttaatccataaagggacttaacaagtctacagacCTTCTTTTATTTACCTAGAACCATAAACCCTTCAGGTtattccatgtagatttcttcctccaactctccatttaagaaggccgtcttaacatccatttgatgaatttcaagaccataaactcCAGCCAACACTGCTAAcattcgtatggacgtaattcttgtaactggagagtatgtatcaaaatatTCAAGACTTCTCGTTGTTTATACCctttgaccacaagtcttgccttatatttgtcaatagtgccgtcatctttcattttcttcttaaagatccatttagaacccaacagTTTATTTCCAgaaggaagatcaaccaattaccatgtatggttgttcaatatggattctatttcactattgactgcctctttccataATAATAATTCCGAAGAaaacatagcttctttaaattttgaggctcattttccaataagaaagtcacaaaatctggtccaaatgaagtagacgttctttgaagtttactacgtcttggatcctcctggtTAAGTGTACTTTATTTTGTTACTTCCCGAGgtcatttagatccttcaccaatcgactgaaattcctttttatacggatatatattttcaaagaactcaacattatctgattctataaccgtattattatgaatgccgggattttttgatttatgaacaagaaatcgatatgctttactattagttgcatatactatgaaaacacaatcaacagttttcggtcctatttttacccttttgggtttaggaacttgcacttttgccaaacacccctacactttaaaataattcaagttggtcTTCCTTcgtttccatttttcatatggaatggattgtattttgctatggggtactcgatttagtattcggctagccataagaacggcttccccccacaagttctgtggcaagccagaacttatcaataatgcgttcatcatctcctttaatgaacgattctttctttctgcaattcCATTGGATTAGGGCGTGTAAGGGGCCGTTTTTttatgaataattccatattctaaacatatttgttcaaaaagagattcatattcaccacccctatcacttcttatcattttgattttcttgttaagttgtgtttcaacttcatttttgtattgcttgaatttattgcttcatctttactattaagtaagtaaacatagcaatattgtgtactatcgtcaataaaagttatgaaatacttctttccaccgcgagatggtattgacttcatgtcacaaatatttgtgtgaattaagtcta encodes the following:
- the LOC138870178 gene encoding uncharacterized protein, with translation MVSRVEEAMNIRQQQQEVKNYQVQKQMQCNKGKTIKFKRSSSNVEEDGASSAILLLACIACASSHL